The genomic stretch CGCTCCCAGACTGCTGGTGATGCGGGTGCAGTAGCCTTCGTCGTCATAGGTGCGGCTGACGGTGTGTTCTCCCTGCCTTTCCTCTGTAACCAGGCCTGTCTTCCTGTCACGGGTGAACTCCAGCAGGTTCTCGCTGTTCTTCGCCTTGACGAGCATGCCGTCCTTGTCATACGTGTAGAGGGAGACTTCCCCGTCATACTGTTCCTCCTTCAGGATATTGTCCAGTCCGTCGTACTGGTATTCCGTCCATTTTCCTCCGGGACGGTTCACACGGGTGACACGGCCCGCACCGTCGCGCTCGTACTCACGCCGCAGGCCGTCGAAGCCGGTTTCCGTAACGACCTGTCCCAACCCGTCCAGCTCGAAGAAATAGTTGTCGCCCGCCTCGTTGCCGATGCGCCGGAGCTGCAACTCGCTGTTGTAACCGAAGGTGATGTGGTGCCGTTCCTGCTCGCGGCTTTTCAGTACTCCCAGTGCCCCATAGGTGAACCTGACCTCGCGGATGTTGTCGCTGGCATGTACCATGTTCCCCATGGCATCGTACTCAAACCGGTGCACGTTGCCGTCCGGCTCTTCCAGCCGTATCAGGTTGTCCGCACGGTCGTAGGCATAACGGGTAACGTTGCCTTTCACATCCACCGCCTGTACAAGCCTTCCCCTGCCGTCGTACTCCCACCGGCGGAACAGTCCGTTGGGGAACTGCAGCAGTTCCAGATCGTACCTGTCGTTGAACGTGAGCGTGTAAACCCGTCCCTGCCCGTCCGTTATGGTGCGCAGTACGCCTCCCTCGTAGGTATATTTCACAGTTTCTCCGCCCGGTGTGGTCCGGCTGACGACGCGGTCCAGTCCGTCATAGTCCCATGAAAGCCTTTTTCCACCCGGAGTGTAGAGCGAGACGAGGTTGCGATTGCCGTCATAGTCCAGGAAGGTGTCCTCCCCGTTCTCGTCCGTTATCCGGACCGGCTGACCGAACTCGTTGTAGGCGGTCTTACGGGTATAGCCTTCGGGATTGACCGTGACCTCCAGCTCCTGAAAGCTGTTGTATTGGCGGCGGGTAATTCCTCCGTTGGCATCCACTATCTTATAGATGAGTTTGTCCTCACCGTAATAATATTCGGTTTCGGCATTTTCCCCGTTGCGGATATGGGTATATCCCTTGCCGTAACGGATGAAATATTCCATCACGCCTCCATCGCCCCATGTATGCACACAGCGGGCATTCTCCCCCTTACCTTCATATTCCCAATGGAAGGACATGCCTCCCTGATTGGTGAGTTGCACCAGCAGGTGCCCGCCGGAATAGACGAAATGCTTGCTGACATCCAGCGCATCCAGCGTTTCCACCATGTCGCCCCGGTCATCGTAACGGTAACGGACCAGCTTCACCTCCTCGCCATCCTGATTCACGGAAACGCAGAGCACCCGTCCCGACTCGTCGGTTTCCACTTTCAGGAATTCTCCCCGTGAGGATATGATTCCTGCCAGCCTTCCCCCCGAAGCGTATTCGAAGCGGATCCGGAATCCGTCCTTCGTGGAAATGCCTGACACCATGCGGTAACCGAAACGGTTTTCAGGACCGTCAAAGCGGTATTGCAGTCCCCGGATGTCCGTAAGCAGGTAACCCCGGCCATCGAGTGTCCAAGACAACTGTTCCTTGCGGTCAAAATAGGAATCTCCGGGTTTCAGTACGGGCAGGAAAGACTCCCGTCCGTCAGCATGACGGAATGCGAACGCCCCTTCCTCCAGCTGCCGTATTCCCAGATTGTAGCTGTGGTGCCAATTGTATCCCAACGGACCGTCCACGGCGGCATCACTGTAATAGGTACGTTCCCATACGACGGGAATCGGACCCGGAAGCTCAAAGTCTGCATTGGTGTGATAGACCCTGCCCGTAGCAGCGTCCACCGGCTCACCGAAAGTCTTGCACTTGATGGGCTGGAGAATGTCCGCCAGCCTGTTCATGCCTTTTTTCCTCAGCCTGTCGATCAGGTTCTGGAAGCGGTCGCCTATCTTCTTCCACATCTTGCCCAAGCCTTTCAGTCCGAACTTCATCGCCAGCGCAAATACATCAATGGTAGGCGGTCCTCCCACAAGCACGGGATTTCCTACGGATGTGATGGTGGAGAGCATGGAAGTGGGGGCAAGCAGGGCCTTGCTCACCTTCCTGGGCTTCCCCTTGCGGGGAATCGTCGGTATTCCCACAATGTTGCATGAGAGTGCCGGATGTGTGAGGGAGGAACAGGGCGCACCGTCCGCCAGAACAGTGGAACTGCCCATCCACATCTCGGACTCGGACATACCGCTGACCAACGGAGCCGGATGCAATACAAATGCCGGCAGATGCACGATGCCGATACCTGCCTGCGCAATCCACTGGTTATGCACCTTGACCGACGGAGCCATACTCTTGAGGATGTTGCACGCCACTCCGGCCACTCCATCAGCCGCAGGCGGCATGGCAGCCGCCATGCCGGCCATGAGGTCTGCCATGAGGTCGTACACCTTGCCTACATGAGGCACAGGCATGATGGGAGAGGGAGGGGTAACGGTAGGATGCATGTCTATCCCGATGGACAGGTCGCCGAACTTGGCGACAGGCATACCCGGCATGGAAGGAAGGATTCCGCCCAGACCCGCCTGAATCTCGTCCAAAGCCGCCTTGGAGGCTGAAAAAAGGTCGGCAAAGCCCCGTCTGACGCTGCTGCTACCGGCGGCGTCAGCTATATTCTTGAACACATCTGACATGGTGAGAATTTTTTAGAATGTGAAAAAGAGACAACCGGGCGTTCCAACCGGTACACTCCGGCTGTCCCTGTAAGGACTTACCTATGCATCCTGTGCATAGTCGCTGTTCCAGTCGTTCTCGTCATCCCCTTTTGTACCTTCCAACTTGATGACAAAACTCTTTGCCGGGAAATAAGGAGTCAGGTGAATGTCGAGGAAAATACGGTCTTTCTGCTTCGGATCGCGCTCGAAACGAAGAATCTTGAATTTCTCAATCAAGCGTCCGGGACCCTGTATGCTATCCAAAAACTTGCTGATCTGACCACGCAAATCCCTTTCCGCCTTGCTGTTCCAGTTCTCAAAGGCACGGCGGTTGAGGAAATCCATCAGCACTTTCGTTACCCAATCGAACACACGGACTACGGAATAGGTCTGCAATCCCAAGTTGTCCCCGTTGAACAATGTCTTGGCAGAGAAAGCCATCACCTTGCCGTATTCCTTCACCATCGGAATCAGGCCAATCTTCTCGATTTCGGAAATCTCGCTTTTTTTCAGGTTGAAAGCCACCCCGTCCACCTCGCTCATGGAACCATACTTCTTACCGGCGGTAACCTGTGCCATTACCGTCTTGTACACACTGCCGGCCAATGCCGCAGAAGGAGGAATCAGCAAGTCTTCGGTTTCGCCCAGTTCCGCATAGCGTCCCCGTCCTACCAAATAGTTGCAGGTCATACATACGTTGGATTTGTACACATCGCCTCCCGAAAGATTGGAATCAAAGAACATTTCAATGACATCATCCGGTTTTTCCAGATCAGCGAAATCCGTGTAAATCATCACCTTGTTGTCATGCGCAATCTTTGCCCATTTTTCAACAACCTTGTTGGAACCCAAATATCCCGGGATAACCAGCAGGGAATAGTTGGTACGCAAGTCCAAACGGTCATAATTCGCACGAAGCTCGTTTGCAATGGCATCGATAAAGAAGGAGTTGTCCAAATCGGTAAGCTGGCTCATCGAAGCGTTCACAATGGAGATATTCTTGATCTTGTCGGAATCCGTATTCTTGTAGAAGAGCATGACCGTGCGGTAGGACTTCTCCAACTGCCTGACCTCTTCCACCGCTTTCAGCTGGTTCTGGGATAGCAGACCGGACACCGCCGCAGACTTCTTCTGGCACAGCTCCACCATCTCACTGATGGATTTGTTGCCTTTCAACATATCGACCCACATCTCAAGCCGTTTTTCCAGCTCCTTGCGCTCAGCCGCCCGTTCGGGGTCGGAAAGGAATATGTTCCGCCGTGCCTTACGCTCCGGATTCATGTTCTGTATGCCGTCCACGGAAGATTCCAAGACATTGAAACCGCCAAACTTAGCCAGAATCTGCAATTCAGCGTTCAGATTTCTGGACTGCGCCACAGCCTGTTGCTGCTGTACGGCTGCTTCTCTTTGTGTATTCTGTTCGCTCATAACTATCATTCATTAGTGGGGTTAGACTTCTCATTGTTCTTCAAATCGTCCAAAATGGCAGAAATCGCATTGACAAACGCTCCACGTGTCTCCGGATTTTCCAGTACCCGTTGCAGCACCTTGTTGGAACGCAACGACTTCTCCATCCTGTCCGCAAACTGCTTTTCCGCATTCAGGCCGGACAAGAATGAACTCTGTTCCGTCATTTTCCTGACAGAAAAATCACCGACATTGTGGAAACGGAAATTTTCCTCTACGGGAGCACCGTCCGCATCCGCGAACTCGATATCTATTTCCGGCCGGAAATGTGCAAAGACTTCGTCAATGTTGGTCAGACCGGCAACCACTTCGGGAGCCACCGGCTCATCCTTCGTCAGCTGTTCCACCAATAAGGTTCGATTTTGTGGAATTTCCGCAATACCTTCGGAAGCGTCAATCTTCACTTCGTTTCCGCCGATTCCATAATTACCAAGATCCATACTTATTCAATTTTAAATTTAAAATATATATTAATTAAATCTCGCTCAACTGAAAAAACTTCCCCTTCTTCTGGCCTTCGCCTGCTGCATATCCGGATTGTCCACCAGTTCCTTCCAATCCTCCCCAATCCATTCGCAGAGCTGCCGTTCCAATATCCCGACATCAATCGGAGCGCGAACCAGTCTTCCCGTATGAAGAGCCAGATACGCCGCATAAACGAACGTGGAACCCCGCCTGATTTCGGCAGAAAGGTAGCTGCCTCCTGCCAGGGCAAGCAAAAAATATTCGAAAGCCTGTTCCATCTTTCCATCCTCATAGCGCAGGAAACCACACATGCGATAGCCTTCCATGACATAATAAGGGTCCTTTTGCATGACGGCTTTTTTAGCCATCATGTCATACAAGGCAACCGCTTCCTCCCGTTTTTTCCCGGCTGTCAGAATGGCCGCTTTCATGGAAACAGCCATTTTCCAATAACTATATCCTGCCGTTTCACCGCCCTGCATCGCCTTTTCCGCCTCCCGGACGGTTTCGTCGCTGTATTTCATGCTATGCTTA from Phocaeicola dorei encodes the following:
- a CDS encoding DUF6531 domain-containing protein, translating into MSDVFKNIADAAGSSSVRRGFADLFSASKAALDEIQAGLGGILPSMPGMPVAKFGDLSIGIDMHPTVTPPSPIMPVPHVGKVYDLMADLMAGMAAAMPPAADGVAGVACNILKSMAPSVKVHNQWIAQAGIGIVHLPAFVLHPAPLVSGMSESEMWMGSSTVLADGAPCSSLTHPALSCNIVGIPTIPRKGKPRKVSKALLAPTSMLSTITSVGNPVLVGGPPTIDVFALAMKFGLKGLGKMWKKIGDRFQNLIDRLRKKGMNRLADILQPIKCKTFGEPVDAATGRVYHTNADFELPGPIPVVWERTYYSDAAVDGPLGYNWHHSYNLGIRQLEEGAFAFRHADGRESFLPVLKPGDSYFDRKEQLSWTLDGRGYLLTDIRGLQYRFDGPENRFGYRMVSGISTKDGFRIRFEYASGGRLAGIISSRGEFLKVETDESGRVLCVSVNQDGEEVKLVRYRYDDRGDMVETLDALDVSKHFVYSGGHLLVQLTNQGGMSFHWEYEGKGENARCVHTWGDGGVMEYFIRYGKGYTHIRNGENAETEYYYGEDKLIYKIVDANGGITRRQYNSFQELEVTVNPEGYTRKTAYNEFGQPVRITDENGEDTFLDYDGNRNLVSLYTPGGKRLSWDYDGLDRVVSRTTPGGETVKYTYEGGVLRTITDGQGRVYTLTFNDRYDLELLQFPNGLFRRWEYDGRGRLVQAVDVKGNVTRYAYDRADNLIRLEEPDGNVHRFEYDAMGNMVHASDNIREVRFTYGALGVLKSREQERHHITFGYNSELQLRRIGNEAGDNYFFELDGLGQVVTETGFDGLRREYERDGAGRVTRVNRPGGKWTEYQYDGLDNILKEEQYDGEVSLYTYDKDGMLVKAKNSENLLEFTRDRKTGLVTEERQGEHTVSRTYDDEGYCTRITSSLGADIRHTYDREGNLQTMQAGESWQASWVRDNTGLEVQRTFSGGVTVSTERDRFGREVRKSVRSGGIERGAYRYEWGVANRLLAKENELTGTVMRYDYDRFDFLIRQETIQGSETDVIYRVPDFVGNLFETPDKKDRKYGAGGKLLEDPDCFYHYDDEGNLIFREFKQLQETGVRYDRKRMEKERGIRCLATGTGWLYEWASNGMLKKVIRPDGRPVEFRYDALGRRTAKQYFGKITRWVWDRNVPIHEWSYKVIDIQSDEEESTPLKEPTEDITTWVFEAGTFVPTAKIQDGKQYSIVSDYLGTPIQMYDEQGNKTWDCTLDIYGKVLAIDKGTEFDCPFRYQGQYEDEETGLYYNRFRYYDSNAGSYISQDPIGLESDTLNFYDYVCDLNDGIDPLGLYNPYGNKKGGGFKKKPGRKPNKKTSLHGNCRTSTKPAVLYAQYDSEGNFMKYGITQEIDNPMARYRNTIPSDWEVVEMTRGNRSDMLDLERELSEKVGGPLNQESWAGTKRGDPLSPKAEAVHTKMQSHH
- a CDS encoding DUF5458 family protein; the protein is MIVMSEQNTQREAAVQQQQAVAQSRNLNAELQILAKFGGFNVLESSVDGIQNMNPERKARRNIFLSDPERAAERKELEKRLEMWVDMLKGNKSISEMVELCQKKSAAVSGLLSQNQLKAVEEVRQLEKSYRTVMLFYKNTDSDKIKNISIVNASMSQLTDLDNSFFIDAIANELRANYDRLDLRTNYSLLVIPGYLGSNKVVEKWAKIAHDNKVMIYTDFADLEKPDDVIEMFFDSNLSGGDVYKSNVCMTCNYLVGRGRYAELGETEDLLIPPSAALAGSVYKTVMAQVTAGKKYGSMSEVDGVAFNLKKSEISEIEKIGLIPMVKEYGKVMAFSAKTLFNGDNLGLQTYSVVRVFDWVTKVLMDFLNRRAFENWNSKAERDLRGQISKFLDSIQGPGRLIEKFKILRFERDPKQKDRIFLDIHLTPYFPAKSFVIKLEGTKGDDENDWNSDYAQDA